In a genomic window of Temperatibacter marinus:
- a CDS encoding ribonucleoside-diphosphate reductase subunit alpha, with protein MFEVTHFEHGGAVEVDRTRDELLTEFGKATLKDRYLMPGESYQDLFARVASFYGDNQAHSQRLYDYISKLWFMPATPVLSNGGTNRGLPISCFLNEAQDSLESIVGLWTENVWLAARGGGIGSYWGNLRSIGEKIGRVGETSGIIPFVRVMDSLTLAISQGSLRRGSAAVYLPINHPEIEEFAEIRRPTGGDPNRKAPNLHHGVLVTDAFMRAVENDEEWALHSPKDNHVVRTVNARNLWIRLLTARVETGEPYIIYSDTVNNSMPEHHKLAGLTVKTSNLCAEITLPTGLDHLGNERTAVCCLSSLNLEHFNAWKDNKDFIPDVMRFLDNVLQDFIDRAPDEMAKARYAAMRERSVGLGVMGFHSFLQQNMIPFESSMAKAWNNNIFKHIHTETDRASYELALERGPCPDAADYGMMERFSNKTAIAPTASISTICGGASPGIEPINGNSYNQKTLSGNFIVHNQALTKLLEDKGRNTEDVWTSITVNEGSVQHLDFLDQDEKDVFKTAFELDQRWVVELAADRAKYISQAQSVNIFLPADVHKRDLHQIHFQAWKKGLKSLYYCRSKSIQRAEVVSNTATSGKVKKEKELSIEEQQMQAQFADQTDYEECLACQ; from the coding sequence ATGTTTGAGGTGACGCATTTTGAGCACGGCGGCGCTGTTGAAGTAGATCGCACACGTGATGAACTTCTAACAGAATTTGGTAAAGCAACATTAAAAGATCGATATTTGATGCCTGGGGAGAGCTATCAAGATCTATTCGCACGTGTTGCAAGTTTTTATGGAGACAACCAAGCACACTCACAGCGTCTATACGACTATATCTCAAAACTATGGTTTATGCCTGCAACCCCTGTTCTATCGAACGGTGGGACTAATCGCGGGCTTCCTATTTCATGCTTTTTGAATGAGGCTCAAGATAGTCTTGAATCGATCGTTGGTCTCTGGACTGAGAATGTCTGGTTAGCTGCGCGCGGTGGAGGCATTGGCTCTTACTGGGGGAACCTAAGATCAATCGGTGAAAAAATTGGCCGCGTTGGTGAAACCAGCGGTATCATTCCTTTTGTACGCGTGATGGACAGTTTAACCCTCGCGATCTCTCAAGGATCTCTTCGCCGTGGTTCTGCCGCTGTTTACCTACCGATCAACCATCCTGAGATCGAGGAATTTGCAGAAATTCGTCGCCCGACTGGTGGTGACCCAAACCGTAAAGCGCCAAATTTGCACCACGGTGTTCTTGTGACAGATGCCTTTATGCGTGCTGTTGAAAATGACGAAGAGTGGGCACTTCATTCGCCGAAAGACAATCACGTTGTTCGCACAGTGAATGCGCGAAATCTTTGGATAAGACTTCTTACCGCGCGTGTAGAAACAGGTGAACCCTATATTATTTATTCTGACACAGTGAATAACAGCATGCCAGAGCATCATAAACTTGCTGGCCTGACTGTAAAAACATCAAACCTCTGTGCAGAAATTACCCTACCGACTGGCCTAGACCACCTCGGCAATGAAAGAACTGCCGTTTGCTGTCTGTCTTCTCTCAATCTCGAGCATTTTAATGCATGGAAAGATAACAAGGATTTCATCCCTGACGTGATGCGTTTCCTAGACAATGTTCTACAGGACTTTATTGACCGTGCGCCTGATGAAATGGCGAAAGCCCGATATGCGGCTATGCGAGAACGCTCTGTTGGTCTTGGGGTCATGGGCTTCCATAGCTTCCTTCAGCAAAATATGATTCCTTTTGAAAGCAGCATGGCAAAAGCTTGGAACAATAATATTTTCAAGCATATTCACACAGAAACCGATCGCGCTTCCTATGAACTTGCCCTTGAGCGTGGCCCTTGTCCAGATGCCGCAGATTATGGCATGATGGAACGTTTCTCTAACAAGACAGCTATTGCGCCAACGGCCTCTATCTCTACAATTTGTGGCGGAGCTTCACCTGGAATTGAGCCAATTAATGGGAACTCATATAACCAAAAAACACTCTCTGGTAACTTCATCGTTCACAACCAAGCCCTTACAAAGCTTTTAGAGGACAAAGGCCGGAATACAGAAGATGTATGGACATCTATCACAGTGAATGAGGGTTCTGTTCAGCATTTGGATTTCCTTGATCAAGATGAAAAAGATGTTTTCAAAACTGCGTTTGAATTGGATCAGCGTTGGGTTGTTGAATTGGCTGCAGACCGTGCGAAATATATTTCACAGGCACAATCGGTTAATATTTTCTTACCGGCGGATGTTCACAAACGGGATCTTCATCAAATTCACTTCCAAGCTTGGAAGAAGGGCCTGAAAAGTCTTTACTATTGTCGCTCTAAATCTATTCAACGGGCTGAAGTTGTTTCCAATACGGCAACAAGCGGTAAAGTGAAAAAAGAGAAAGAGCTTTCAATCGAAGAACAGCAAATGCAAGCGCAATTTGCCGATCAGACTGATTACGAAGAATGTCTCGCTTGTCAGTAA
- a CDS encoding ribonucleotide-diphosphate reductase subunit beta produces the protein MSLLEDRAVYKPFRYPWAYEAWLLQQQVHWLPEEVPLAEDVKDWQYKLSPGETHLLTQIFRFFTQSDIEVNNCYMKHYTKIFKPTEVQMMLGAFSNMETIHIAAYSHLLDTIGMPETEYSAFLEYKEMKDKYDYMQQFGSDDIRDVAITLATFGAFTEGLQLFASFAMLMNFPRFNKMKGMGQIVTWSVRDETLHCENIIKLFHTLCEEENLWDDEMEKSLAKICQDIVHHEDAFIDLAFSQGEVEGLTAEDIKQYIRYIADRRLIQLGMDAIYQIEKNPLPWLDSMLNAVEHTNFFENRATEYSKAATQGSWEEAFA, from the coding sequence ATGTCACTCCTAGAAGATCGTGCCGTATATAAACCTTTCCGTTACCCATGGGCTTATGAAGCTTGGCTTTTGCAACAACAGGTGCATTGGCTGCCAGAAGAGGTGCCGCTCGCTGAAGATGTAAAAGATTGGCAGTATAAACTATCTCCAGGTGAAACCCACTTGCTTACTCAGATTTTCCGCTTCTTTACACAATCTGATATTGAAGTGAATAACTGCTATATGAAGCATTACACCAAAATCTTTAAGCCTACTGAAGTTCAAATGATGTTGGGTGCATTTTCTAATATGGAAACCATTCATATTGCGGCTTACTCCCACCTTCTTGATACCATCGGCATGCCAGAGACTGAGTATAGCGCCTTCCTCGAATATAAAGAGATGAAGGATAAATACGACTATATGCAGCAATTTGGCTCTGACGATATTCGCGATGTAGCTATCACGCTTGCAACATTTGGGGCCTTTACAGAAGGTCTTCAACTTTTCGCGTCATTTGCCATGCTGATGAACTTCCCTCGTTTCAATAAAATGAAGGGGATGGGACAGATTGTAACATGGTCAGTCCGCGACGAAACGCTGCACTGTGAAAATATTATCAAATTATTCCATACGCTTTGCGAAGAAGAAAACTTATGGGATGACGAAATGGAAAAATCACTGGCTAAAATCTGTCAGGATATCGTTCACCACGAGGATGCTTTCATTGATCTTGCTTTCTCACAAGGGGAAGTTGAGGGGTTGACTGCCGAAGATATTAAACAATATATCAGGTATATCGCTGACCGTCGCCTTATCCAACTGGGTATGGACGCCATCTACCAAATTGAAAAGAACCCACTGCCTTGGTTAGACTCGATGTTAAATGCTGTCGAGCATACAAACTTCTTTGAAAATCGCGCGACAGAATATTCAAAAGCAGCGACACAAGGAAGCTGGGAAGAAGCCTTCGCTTAA
- a CDS encoding RNA polymerase sigma factor, which yields MTGKEFYNSSILPYAGIIIKICRAYTNNKEEFEDYYQEVCLQIWRSREKFLGLSEWSTWVYRISLNVCLTNIKKKPTKETIEDENLICDRINADETMENEQDLSRLYAAIRQLKEMDRAIILLYLEEKSYQQIAEILGLSATNIGVRINRIKEKLTKIISDQG from the coding sequence GTGACTGGTAAAGAATTTTATAACAGCTCTATTCTACCCTATGCAGGCATTATCATTAAGATCTGTCGTGCCTATACAAATAATAAGGAAGAATTTGAGGATTATTATCAAGAGGTTTGCCTGCAAATCTGGAGAAGCCGCGAAAAATTTCTAGGTTTATCAGAATGGTCAACCTGGGTTTATCGGATCAGCTTGAATGTCTGTCTAACCAATATAAAAAAGAAACCTACGAAGGAAACTATTGAAGATGAAAATCTAATATGCGACCGGATCAATGCTGATGAAACTATGGAAAACGAGCAAGACCTATCTAGGCTCTATGCCGCTATCAGACAGCTTAAGGAAATGGATCGCGCTATCATTCTTCTGTATCTCGAGGAAAAAAGCTACCAACAAATAGCGGAAATTCTTGGCCTGAGTGCGACAAATATCGGTGTTCGTATCAATAGAATAAAAGAAAAGCTAACAAAAATAATAAGCGATCAAGGATAG
- a CDS encoding ParA family protein — translation MQIVTIASQKGGSGKTTLVGHLAVAAVKAGEESVAIIDTDPQGSLTDWWNEREDSTPLLVNSSVSYLADDIEKLRVKGVKLLIIDTPPAITTSIQSVIQQSDLVLIPTRPSPHDLRAVGATVDMTERAEKPLIFIINAAVARAKLTVEAAIALSHHGAVAPTIVHNRQDFAASMINGKTALEINKSSRSKTEIEALWHFIDERLKTMTVKPLFRIQTNRALFGKRPSKFRAGLSRQSPTQANGVKPLLVEGMS, via the coding sequence ATGCAAATTGTAACCATAGCCTCTCAGAAAGGGGGGTCCGGAAAAACAACCCTTGTTGGACATCTCGCTGTTGCAGCCGTCAAAGCAGGGGAAGAGTCTGTCGCTATTATTGATACAGACCCCCAAGGCAGTCTCACAGACTGGTGGAACGAGCGAGAAGACAGCACCCCCCTTCTCGTCAATAGCAGTGTATCTTATCTGGCCGATGACATTGAAAAACTAAGAGTAAAAGGCGTTAAACTCCTCATCATTGATACGCCTCCTGCCATAACGACCAGTATTCAATCAGTGATACAGCAATCAGACCTAGTCCTAATCCCAACACGTCCGAGCCCTCATGATCTGAGAGCTGTTGGTGCGACGGTAGACATGACAGAAAGAGCTGAAAAGCCCCTCATTTTCATCATTAATGCTGCTGTCGCCCGCGCAAAATTAACTGTTGAAGCTGCAATCGCACTGTCTCATCACGGTGCTGTTGCGCCGACTATTGTTCATAATAGACAAGATTTTGCTGCGAGTATGATCAATGGGAAAACGGCTCTCGAAATCAATAAATCCTCTCGATCAAAAACCGAGATTGAAGCCCTATGGCATTTCATTGATGAACGGCTGAAAACAATGACTGTTAAGCCTCTTTTCAGAATTCAAACAAATCGCGCCCTCTTTGGCAAACGGCCTTCTAAATTTAGAGCCGGTCTTTCTCGGCAATCACCAACGCAAGCAAATGGCGTAAAACCATTGCTGGTCGAAGGGATGAGCTGA
- the secA gene encoding preprotein translocase subunit SecA codes for MLGKLVKRLFGSANDRYLRTLQPKIDAINSLEPDYEALDDEALKGKSQEFRGRIEQGESLDDLLVEAFAAVREAGKRALGQRHYDVQLIGGITLHEGNIAEMRTGEGKTLVATLAAYLNALSGDGVHVVTVNDYLAKRDAEWMGKVYGQLGLTTGVVTNEITHQERRDAYAADITYGTNNEFGFDYLRDNMASSREEQVQRAFNFSIVDEVDSILVDEARTPLIISGPTEDKTDLYQSVDAIVLKLEEAHYEKDEKSKSISLTEEGTERVEELLRDAGMLQGDNLYDYENTAIVHHVDQALKSRMMFENNVDYIVQNGQVVIIDDHTGRMMPGRRYSGGLHQALEAKEGVEIQPENQTLASITFQNYFRMYPKLSGMTGTAATEAEEFGDIYGLGVIEIPTNLPVKRLDENDEFYRTANEKHNAIINDIIEVQEKGQPILVGTASIEKSEMLSGLLKARKIKHQVLNARYHEQEAYIVAQAGRPGAITIATNMAGRGTDIQLGGNADMEIAERTKDVTDEAKIAKITQEVREEIAANKQKVLDAGGLCIMGTERHESRRIDNQLRGRGGRQGDPGFSKFYLSLEDDLMRIFGPERLDKMLVSLGIEEGEAIRHRWIDKAIENSQQKVEARNYDIRKNIVKYDNVMNDQRKAIYEQRAEIMESEQVSEEVTDMRHEVIEDVVIRHIPPKAYFEQWDIDGLAVDVETKLGLSVPVIDWAREEGADEEVLIERLLEASDIHVAAKKDALGEEMWQNIEKSILLQIVDQEWQEHLLNLDHSRQNVSLRGYAQKDPLNEYKSEAFQLFEGMLNHTRETLTSVLSNIQFEGMPQENMFQPQERETHEIHEEAESLFSGGSDAPEALDSSAFQNVPRNAPCPCGSGEKFKHCHGSIAQTGPVASRSATALDPLDPETWGRVPRNSPCPCGSGKKFKHCHGQVS; via the coding sequence ATGTTGGGTAAACTTGTCAAAAGACTTTTTGGATCAGCCAATGACCGATACCTGCGTACATTACAGCCTAAAATTGATGCCATCAATTCGTTAGAGCCTGATTATGAGGCACTGGATGATGAAGCGCTGAAAGGCAAGTCGCAGGAATTCCGTGGCCGTATTGAGCAAGGCGAATCATTAGATGACCTTTTGGTAGAGGCTTTTGCAGCGGTTCGAGAGGCTGGAAAGCGTGCCCTTGGTCAACGCCACTACGATGTTCAGTTAATTGGCGGTATAACACTCCATGAAGGCAATATCGCTGAAATGCGTACAGGCGAGGGGAAAACCCTTGTGGCGACACTCGCTGCCTACTTGAATGCATTATCTGGTGACGGTGTTCACGTTGTGACAGTGAATGACTATCTCGCAAAGCGTGATGCAGAGTGGATGGGCAAAGTATACGGTCAGCTTGGCTTAACGACAGGTGTTGTTACAAACGAAATTACCCATCAGGAACGCCGTGATGCTTACGCTGCAGATATCACTTATGGTACCAATAACGAATTTGGTTTTGATTATTTGCGGGATAATATGGCCTCTAGCCGTGAAGAGCAGGTTCAAAGAGCCTTTAACTTCTCCATCGTTGATGAGGTAGATAGTATTCTTGTGGATGAAGCGCGGACCCCTCTGATTATTTCTGGACCAACGGAAGATAAAACCGATCTATACCAGTCCGTAGATGCAATCGTTCTTAAACTGGAAGAAGCACATTACGAAAAAGACGAGAAGTCCAAGTCTATCAGCCTGACTGAAGAAGGCACAGAGCGTGTAGAGGAATTGCTCCGCGATGCAGGCATGCTTCAAGGTGACAATCTCTACGATTACGAAAATACAGCGATCGTCCATCATGTGGATCAAGCTCTAAAATCCCGTATGATGTTTGAAAACAATGTGGATTACATTGTTCAAAATGGTCAGGTTGTTATCATTGACGATCATACAGGACGTATGATGCCTGGCCGTCGCTATTCGGGTGGTTTACACCAGGCATTAGAAGCAAAAGAAGGCGTTGAAATTCAACCTGAAAACCAAACGCTTGCGAGTATAACATTCCAGAATTATTTTCGGATGTATCCAAAATTATCCGGTATGACCGGTACAGCGGCAACGGAGGCAGAAGAGTTCGGCGATATTTATGGTCTTGGTGTCATTGAAATCCCGACTAATTTACCTGTGAAGCGTCTTGATGAAAATGATGAGTTCTATAGAACAGCGAATGAAAAGCATAACGCCATCATTAATGACATCATTGAAGTACAAGAAAAAGGCCAGCCAATTCTTGTGGGGACGGCCTCTATTGAAAAGTCCGAAATGCTTTCAGGTTTATTGAAGGCGCGCAAAATTAAGCACCAAGTGTTAAACGCACGCTATCACGAGCAAGAGGCCTATATTGTTGCACAAGCAGGCCGACCTGGCGCCATTACGATTGCTACAAATATGGCTGGCCGAGGTACAGATATTCAGCTTGGTGGTAATGCGGATATGGAAATTGCTGAACGCACAAAAGATGTGACAGATGAAGCGAAAATCGCAAAAATTACCCAAGAAGTGCGTGAGGAAATTGCTGCCAACAAGCAAAAAGTATTAGATGCTGGTGGCCTCTGCATTATGGGGACTGAACGTCATGAAAGCCGCCGTATCGATAATCAGTTACGCGGTCGGGGTGGGCGTCAAGGTGATCCTGGCTTCTCTAAATTCTATCTTTCTCTTGAAGATGATCTGATGCGGATCTTTGGCCCAGAGCGACTTGATAAAATGCTTGTTTCGCTGGGTATTGAAGAAGGTGAAGCCATCCGTCACCGCTGGATCGACAAGGCTATTGAAAATAGCCAGCAAAAAGTTGAAGCCCGAAATTATGATATTCGTAAGAATATTGTGAAATACGACAATGTGATGAATGACCAGCGAAAGGCCATTTATGAACAGCGTGCTGAGATCATGGAATCAGAACAAGTTTCAGAAGAGGTCACTGACATGCGTCACGAAGTGATCGAAGATGTCGTTATTCGCCATATTCCACCAAAAGCCTATTTCGAACAATGGGATATTGATGGCCTCGCGGTAGACGTTGAAACGAAACTAGGACTTTCTGTTCCTGTGATCGATTGGGCGAGGGAAGAAGGGGCTGACGAAGAAGTTCTCATAGAACGCTTGCTTGAGGCCTCAGATATCCATGTGGCAGCGAAGAAAGATGCTTTGGGTGAAGAGATGTGGCAGAATATTGAAAAGAGCATTCTTCTGCAAATCGTGGATCAAGAGTGGCAGGAGCATTTGCTAAATCTTGATCACTCCCGTCAAAATGTAAGCTTGCGTGGCTATGCCCAAAAAGATCCTTTGAATGAGTATAAATCTGAAGCTTTTCAACTTTTTGAGGGCATGCTCAATCATACACGGGAAACATTGACCTCTGTCTTATCAAACATCCAGTTTGAAGGGATGCCTCAAGAGAATATGTTCCAACCTCAAGAGAGAGAAACGCACGAAATTCATGAAGAGGCAGAAAGTTTATTTTCAGGCGGCAGCGATGCTCCTGAAGCTTTAGATAGTTCAGCTTTCCAAAATGTGCCGCGCAATGCTCCGTGCCCCTGTGGTTCTGGTGAGAAGTTTAAACATTGTCACGGTAGTATTGCTCAGACAGGCCCCGTTGCCTCTCGCTCTGCAACAGCGCTGGATCCTCTTGATCCAGAAACATGGGGACGGGTCCCTCGGAATTCTCCCTGCCCCTGTGGATCAGGCAAGAAGTTTAAACATTGCCACGGACAAGTATCATAA
- the argJ gene encoding bifunctional glutamate N-acetyltransferase/amino-acid acetyltransferase ArgJ, whose product MSTDSQTASPISPLAPKEMPILHSVSGLKVGTTETGMKYKNRDDLLFVEFDEGTQVAGVFTQSKTPGAPVDWTINALKASKGQARALIVNAGNANAFTGKAGLQTTQDIATSLSRKINCSRTEILQASTGVIGEPLDPQPLVTGVEDLMAKEEQGFEAAAKAILTTDTFPKAASAHLSIHGCQTTITGIAKGSGMIAPDMATMLGFIFTDARIAPHVLHQLLQDYTDKSFNAITVDSDTSTSDMVLLFATGASADYPMIADCDDPALDEFKGGLQSIMIDLAHQIVRDGEGATKFVEIEVTGAEDNRAAKTLALAMANSPLVKTAIAGEDPNWGRLIMAAGKSGERVDRDKMKLWIGDQMVANEGARVAGYSEEQATTHMKGEVIRLKLDGGTTGTGTATVWTCDLTHGYITINADYRS is encoded by the coding sequence ATGAGTACAGACTCGCAAACAGCCTCCCCAATTTCACCGCTCGCTCCAAAAGAGATGCCAATCCTCCATTCTGTTTCTGGCCTCAAAGTCGGCACAACAGAAACGGGAATGAAATATAAAAACCGAGATGATTTATTGTTTGTTGAGTTTGATGAAGGAACACAAGTCGCGGGTGTATTTACCCAATCAAAAACACCTGGTGCGCCTGTAGATTGGACCATTAATGCCTTAAAGGCGTCTAAGGGACAAGCACGAGCTCTTATTGTAAACGCTGGCAATGCCAATGCTTTCACAGGCAAAGCAGGCCTTCAGACCACTCAAGATATTGCAACATCACTCAGCAGAAAAATAAACTGTTCTCGGACGGAAATCTTACAAGCATCCACCGGCGTTATTGGCGAGCCATTAGACCCGCAACCTCTTGTAACCGGCGTTGAAGACCTCATGGCTAAAGAAGAACAAGGGTTTGAAGCGGCCGCAAAAGCAATTCTGACAACAGACACCTTTCCAAAGGCAGCCTCAGCACACCTCTCTATCCATGGATGCCAAACAACAATAACAGGAATTGCAAAAGGATCTGGCATGATCGCGCCAGACATGGCGACAATGCTGGGTTTTATTTTTACAGATGCTCGTATTGCGCCTCATGTCCTGCACCAACTATTGCAAGATTATACGGACAAGAGCTTTAACGCCATCACCGTGGACAGTGATACATCTACAAGTGACATGGTTCTTCTCTTTGCAACAGGTGCATCGGCTGACTACCCAATGATAGCAGACTGCGATGATCCAGCTCTGGATGAGTTTAAGGGGGGTCTACAGTCTATCATGATTGATCTGGCTCATCAAATTGTGAGAGACGGCGAAGGGGCAACAAAATTTGTCGAAATCGAAGTGACGGGCGCTGAGGACAACCGTGCAGCAAAAACACTTGCGCTTGCTATGGCGAATAGTCCTCTTGTAAAAACAGCCATTGCTGGAGAAGATCCCAATTGGGGCCGTCTTATTATGGCTGCGGGGAAATCCGGTGAACGAGTTGATCGGGATAAAATGAAATTATGGATTGGCGATCAAATGGTTGCCAATGAAGGCGCACGGGTGGCTGGCTATAGTGAAGAGCAGGCTACCACGCATATGAAAGGCGAGGTAATCCGACTTAAATTAGATGGAGGCACTACCGGCACAGGCACAGCAACAGTCTGGACGTGTGACCTCACCCATGGCTATATAACAATTAATGCCGACTACCGCTCATAA
- a CDS encoding Flp family type IVb pilin: protein MQEISFRLWMKWKASMQGVTSIEYAILIGLMAVGIAAGSGKLSEVINAMFDSLATQTETTLNGPTDQSGS from the coding sequence ATGCAGGAAATCAGTTTCAGATTATGGATGAAGTGGAAGGCGTCTATGCAAGGCGTGACGTCCATAGAATATGCTATATTAATTGGCTTGATGGCCGTGGGCATAGCGGCAGGATCCGGAAAACTATCCGAAGTGATTAACGCGATGTTTGATTCTCTCGCGACTCAAACAGAGACAACCCTCAATGGGCCGACAGATCAGTCTGGTTCATAA
- the mutT gene encoding 8-oxo-dGTP diphosphatase MutT — translation MPTILVAAIALIDVDGRVLIAQRPEGKSMAGLWEFPGGKIEEGELPEEALIREAKEELNIDITASCLSPFAFASHSYEKFHLLMPLYLCRKWDGLVQGMEGQATKWVKISELNTYPMPPADDPLVAMLRDFF, via the coding sequence TTGCCGACTATTCTAGTCGCAGCGATTGCTTTAATAGATGTGGACGGGCGTGTGCTCATTGCTCAGCGTCCAGAGGGAAAATCCATGGCAGGTTTATGGGAATTCCCAGGGGGTAAAATAGAAGAAGGTGAATTGCCTGAGGAAGCCCTAATTCGTGAAGCTAAAGAAGAATTAAATATCGACATAACTGCGTCATGCCTTTCGCCCTTTGCTTTTGCCTCCCATTCCTACGAGAAATTTCACCTCTTGATGCCTCTTTATCTCTGCCGTAAATGGGATGGCCTTGTTCAGGGTATGGAAGGGCAAGCGACAAAATGGGTGAAAATTTCAGAATTGAACACATATCCTATGCCCCCCGCAGATGATCCTTTGGTTGCTATGCTCAGAGACTTTTTCTAA
- a CDS encoding prephenate dehydratase produces MSDPNNVVSFQGELGAYSHMACRAKLPTMDVMPCPSFEDALAAVREGEARLAMIPIENSTAGRVADIHILLPGSELKIIDEHFESIRHCLLAGKNTAAENLKSVISHVQALGQTRKYLRAHDITPVPFADTAGSAHEVSRRGDPTLGAVASRLAADVYDLQILEADIQDMENNTTRFVVLSKNALTPSEVSALDGAAMTSFTFEVKNLPAALYKALGGFATNGVNMTKLESYYESDSFTATEFYAEIVGTPTDDNVARAFEELQIFSRRLTILGTYPQAQARA; encoded by the coding sequence ATGTCGGATCCAAATAATGTCGTATCCTTTCAAGGAGAGCTAGGAGCCTATTCACATATGGCGTGTAGAGCAAAGCTTCCAACAATGGATGTGATGCCCTGCCCCAGTTTTGAAGACGCATTGGCTGCCGTGCGAGAAGGCGAAGCTAGACTTGCCATGATCCCCATTGAAAATTCAACGGCTGGCAGAGTCGCAGATATCCATATCCTTTTACCAGGATCTGAATTGAAAATTATCGATGAACATTTCGAATCGATCCGTCATTGTCTTCTAGCTGGGAAAAATACAGCGGCAGAAAATTTAAAATCTGTCATCAGCCATGTTCAGGCCTTAGGTCAAACACGCAAGTATTTACGTGCCCACGACATCACTCCCGTTCCTTTTGCTGATACGGCAGGTTCAGCCCATGAAGTGAGCCGTAGAGGGGATCCAACGCTTGGTGCCGTCGCTAGTCGATTAGCGGCTGATGTCTATGACCTTCAGATCTTAGAGGCTGATATTCAGGATATGGAGAATAATACAACGCGGTTTGTTGTTTTATCCAAAAATGCGCTGACCCCCTCTGAAGTCAGTGCGCTTGACGGCGCAGCGATGACCAGCTTTACTTTTGAAGTGAAAAACTTACCGGCTGCGCTTTATAAGGCCTTGGGTGGCTTTGCAACCAATGGTGTGAATATGACGAAACTGGAAAGCTATTATGAAAGCGATAGTTTCACGGCTACAGAATTTTATGCTGAGATCGTTGGAACACCAACGGACGATAATGTTGCACGTGCATTCGAAGAGCTTCAAATCTTCTCTCGTCGGCTGACTATTTTAGGAACCTATCCCCAGGCTCAAGCCAGAGCTTGA
- a CDS encoding c-type cytochrome, which produces MDSFEFNKISAAVLSGILLIMVLSMASDVIYSKPTSDKLAYSVEVPETTAAAGAEAVKAPSLAELLQNADIGRGEKEFKKCVACHTSAKGEAHRMGPNLFDILGRKMASADGFGGYSTALKGEDREWSYDLMDQWLKAPKSVVSGTSMAFAGIRKPQSRANLIAYLRTQADTPKDLPAVEAAAEEVEEAPATE; this is translated from the coding sequence GTGGATTCTTTTGAGTTTAATAAAATTTCTGCAGCCGTCCTTTCTGGGATTCTGCTGATCATGGTTCTTTCAATGGCGTCTGATGTGATTTATTCAAAGCCGACTTCAGATAAACTTGCCTATTCAGTTGAAGTGCCAGAAACAACAGCGGCAGCTGGCGCAGAAGCAGTGAAAGCCCCTTCACTTGCAGAACTGCTGCAAAATGCGGACATTGGTCGCGGTGAAAAAGAATTTAAAAAATGTGTTGCTTGTCACACATCTGCCAAAGGCGAAGCCCACCGCATGGGTCCAAACCTATTTGACATCCTTGGCCGCAAAATGGCCTCAGCTGATGGCTTTGGCGGCTATTCTACCGCACTTAAGGGCGAAGACCGTGAATGGTCTTACGACTTAATGGATCAGTGGCTGAAAGCACCTAAGTCTGTTGTGAGTGGTACTTCAATGGCTTTTGCAGGTATTCGCAAGCCTCAGAGTCGTGCAAACCTTATTGCATACTTAAGAACACAAGCAGACACGCCTAAAGATTTACCGGCTGTTGAGGCAGCTGCTGAAGAAGTGGAAGAAGCCCCTGCTACAGAGTAA